One window of Burkholderia vietnamiensis LMG 10929 genomic DNA carries:
- a CDS encoding paraquat-inducible protein A encodes MQRYDLIACHECDALLHKPRLSGRQIARCPRCDALLYRNSTTQIERITALAVAALVTFVIAQTFPILEMDLNGTRVQTTLIGAIDALWHQDMAIVGVMVFCSTVLFPLVEMAALLYVLLPIRRGIVPPGLNLVLRTIQLVRPWGMIEVFMLGIVVTIVKMVSLARVVPDAALFAFGALTLMIAVVLMFDPRTVWDIADDLRAGRSPGAPATPAAADPAALPEAPRR; translated from the coding sequence ATGCAACGATACGACCTGATTGCCTGTCACGAATGCGACGCACTGTTGCATAAACCGCGTCTGAGCGGCCGCCAGATCGCGCGCTGCCCGCGTTGCGACGCGCTGCTCTATCGCAACAGCACCACGCAGATCGAGCGCATCACCGCGCTCGCGGTCGCCGCGCTCGTCACGTTCGTCATCGCGCAGACGTTCCCGATCCTCGAAATGGACCTGAACGGCACGCGCGTGCAGACGACGCTGATCGGCGCGATCGACGCGCTGTGGCATCAGGACATGGCGATCGTCGGCGTGATGGTGTTCTGCTCGACCGTGCTGTTCCCGCTCGTCGAGATGGCCGCGCTGCTCTACGTGCTGCTGCCGATCCGGCGCGGCATCGTGCCGCCCGGCCTGAACCTCGTGCTGCGCACCATCCAGCTCGTGCGGCCGTGGGGGATGATCGAGGTCTTCATGCTCGGGATCGTCGTGACGATCGTGAAGATGGTCAGCCTCGCGCGCGTGGTGCCCGACGCGGCGCTGTTCGCGTTCGGCGCGCTCACGCTGATGATCGCGGTCGTGCTGATGTTCGACCCGCGCACCGTGTGGGACATCGCCGACGACCTGCGCGCCGGCCGCTCGCCGGGTGCTCCTGCTACTCCCGCCGCCGCCGACCCGGCCGCGCTGCCGGAGGCGCCGCGCCGATGA
- a CDS encoding cytochrome b codes for MASNSLPATPARYTQTAIALHWLIAVLIVGGFALGWVMTDIPGFTPAKLKYYSWHKWIGVTVFALALMRLLWRATHAAPALPGATPAWQRAASHGVHMLLYVLMLAIPVTGYLYSSASNIPVVYLGIVPLPRLIDPDPVLKEMLKTLHVTLNYILLALVSLHVLAALKHQVLDRDGLLSRMLPFAK; via the coding sequence ATGGCATCGAACTCGCTGCCGGCCACCCCGGCACGTTACACGCAAACCGCGATCGCGCTGCATTGGCTGATCGCGGTATTGATCGTCGGCGGCTTCGCGCTCGGCTGGGTGATGACCGACATCCCCGGCTTCACGCCGGCCAAGCTGAAGTACTACTCGTGGCACAAGTGGATCGGCGTGACCGTGTTCGCGCTGGCGCTGATGCGGCTGCTGTGGCGCGCGACCCACGCGGCGCCCGCGCTGCCCGGCGCTACGCCCGCCTGGCAGCGCGCCGCGTCGCACGGCGTCCACATGCTGCTGTACGTGCTGATGCTCGCGATCCCCGTCACCGGCTATCTGTACAGCTCCGCGTCGAACATCCCGGTCGTCTATCTCGGCATCGTGCCGCTGCCGCGCCTGATCGACCCCGATCCGGTGCTGAAAGAGATGCTGAAGACGCTCCACGTGACGTTGAATTACATTCTGCTTGCGCTGGTGTCGCTGCACGTGCTGGCGGCGCTCAAGCATCAGGTGCTGGACCGCGACGGGCTGCTGTCGCGCATGCTTCCCTTTGCCAAATGA